A portion of the Collinsella aerofaciens genome contains these proteins:
- a CDS encoding AraC family transcriptional regulator: MDLTHLDSLLLELTDSERAYHAGARYDWNDAFSWGHQQGIGEKHIHKIGDPTQALHQEGMPEGLSIVRNSRFNPVPEHVHDYVEISYVYRGHAPQVVNGEQLTLAQNEVLLLDAACPHAVGELGEHDIMLSIVISRPMLHRSLEQSLSPSSTVSQFLINALNDETDHRGHVHFRTVNSRRVRRYMQEMLCELLEPTAASPQIVSRLFELLLVELMQSYETSLLQADMPRLPSAQVAAAVGYIERHACDCTLEDVARHLHLSPNYASALLKRQSGRTFMQLVQESRLTRAATLLDAGSTAEAAAREAGYANMSFFYKKFAERYGCTPAAYRQRLPR, from the coding sequence ATGGATCTTACGCATTTAGACAGCCTTCTGCTCGAGCTGACCGACAGCGAGCGTGCTTACCACGCGGGCGCCCGCTATGACTGGAATGATGCGTTCAGCTGGGGTCATCAGCAGGGTATCGGTGAAAAACATATCCATAAAATCGGTGACCCGACGCAAGCCTTGCACCAAGAAGGCATGCCCGAGGGTCTATCAATCGTGCGCAACTCGCGCTTCAACCCTGTACCGGAGCATGTGCACGATTATGTCGAAATCAGCTATGTCTATCGCGGGCACGCGCCGCAGGTCGTCAACGGCGAACAGCTTACGCTTGCTCAAAACGAGGTGCTCTTGCTCGACGCAGCCTGTCCACATGCCGTGGGCGAGCTCGGCGAGCATGACATTATGCTGAGCATCGTCATCTCGCGGCCGATGTTGCACCGCAGCCTAGAGCAGAGCCTGTCGCCGTCAAGCACCGTCTCGCAGTTCCTCATTAATGCCCTCAATGACGAAACCGACCACCGCGGTCATGTGCATTTCCGCACGGTCAACAGCCGCCGCGTGCGCCGATATATGCAGGAGATGCTGTGTGAGCTTCTGGAGCCGACGGCGGCGAGTCCCCAGATCGTGTCGAGGCTGTTTGAGTTGCTGCTGGTCGAACTTATGCAAAGCTATGAGACATCGCTGCTGCAGGCGGACATGCCCAGGCTGCCTTCGGCGCAGGTCGCGGCCGCCGTGGGATACATCGAGCGCCATGCCTGCGATTGTACGCTCGAGGACGTAGCTCGCCACCTCCATCTGAGTCCCAACTACGCAAGCGCGCTGCTCAAACGGCAGTCGGGGCGCACGTTTATGCAGCTCGTGCAGGAGAGTCGCCTGACACGCGCGGCAACACTGCTCGACGCCGGCTCCACTGCGGAAGCCGCGGCGCGCGAGGCCGGCTACGCCAACATGAGCTTCTTCTACAAAAAGTTTGCCGAGCGCTATGGCTGCACGCCGGCAGCGTATCGCCAGCGTTTGCCCAGATAA
- the mgtA gene encoding magnesium-translocating P-type ATPase has product MLMLKTATVLEAISKRRRTARPAAHTGLSKNTIFAATHSAEDALVLLDATANGLTAEQATERLDASGPNTIEAPTKTLARRIADAFIDPFAGILAALALVSLYIDVLAVPEPQRDPSTVIVIGIMLLVSGGMKFIQEARSGNAAEALKDLVSNTCTALRDGERIEIPFDELVPGDVIRLSAGDMVPADARIITARDLFVIESALTGESEAVEKTTAITVVEGADGSALPLSACKNIVFTGTSVQNGTAMALVVATGSDTHLGGIAKMLNGRGEKSAFDRGVSSVSMLLVRLMLVMAPAVFAINAATKGNVIDALLFATSVAVGITPQMLPVIVTTSLSQGAKDLARRQVIVKELPAIQNLGAMDVLCCDKTGTLTEDRIVLERYLNTDGNEDARVLRHAFLNSFFQTGLKNLIDLAVIDRADVTPSTVAPDSMLGQSLRDRYTKVDEVPFDFSRRRLSVVVADAQGKTQMVTKGAAEEMLEICSFVEVDGIAQPLTKDKLAQIRKQVAGLNAEGLRVIAVAQKTNPRCVGEFGIADECDMVLMGFLAFLDPPKASAAGAVATLEAKGVAVKVLTGDNDRVAATVCAQIGIDASNVLLGSEIDALDDAELAERAEKTHLFAKLSPLQKARLVRVMRELLGHTVGFMGDGINDAAAMRASDCGISVDSAVDIAKESADIILLQKDLGVLERGIIEGRRTYGNLLKYLKTTVSSNFGNVLSVTAASLFLPFLPMSALQLVLLSLVYEIVCIALPWDTVDDAWTARPRAWDAASIKGFMLELGPVSSLFDIVTFAALFFVVCPAAVGASWAELAAVGDVAGMAAFTALFQSGWFVESMWSQTLVVHMLRSPRLPRPRDHAAPALCLLTVLGLVLVTWLPASPIADALGLMPLPPIFFALLIGIVAAYIALTQLAKRRYIARHGELL; this is encoded by the coding sequence ATGCTGATGCTCAAAACCGCCACGGTACTCGAAGCCATCTCCAAGCGCCGCCGCACGGCGCGCCCCGCCGCTCATACCGGCCTGTCCAAGAACACCATATTCGCCGCCACCCATAGTGCCGAGGACGCTCTCGTACTGCTTGACGCCACGGCAAACGGCCTCACCGCCGAGCAGGCAACCGAGCGCCTGGACGCCTCCGGCCCCAACACCATCGAGGCACCGACCAAGACGCTCGCCCGCCGCATCGCCGATGCGTTCATCGATCCTTTCGCCGGCATCCTCGCCGCGCTCGCGCTGGTCTCGCTCTACATCGACGTGCTCGCCGTGCCTGAGCCGCAGCGCGACCCCTCCACGGTCATCGTCATCGGCATCATGCTGCTGGTATCGGGCGGCATGAAGTTTATCCAAGAAGCCCGCAGCGGCAATGCGGCAGAGGCCCTCAAGGACCTGGTCTCCAACACCTGCACCGCCCTGCGCGACGGCGAGCGCATCGAGATCCCCTTCGACGAGCTCGTCCCCGGCGATGTAATCCGCCTCTCTGCCGGCGACATGGTGCCGGCCGATGCCCGCATCATCACCGCACGCGATCTGTTTGTGATCGAGTCCGCACTCACCGGCGAGAGCGAGGCCGTCGAGAAGACCACTGCCATCACCGTCGTCGAGGGTGCCGACGGCTCCGCGCTGCCACTCTCCGCCTGCAAGAACATCGTCTTTACCGGCACCTCCGTGCAAAACGGCACCGCCATGGCGCTTGTCGTTGCCACTGGCTCGGACACCCACCTGGGCGGCATCGCCAAGATGCTCAACGGGCGCGGCGAGAAGAGCGCGTTTGACCGCGGCGTGTCGAGCGTCTCCATGCTGCTCGTACGCCTCATGCTCGTTATGGCGCCAGCCGTCTTTGCCATCAACGCCGCCACCAAGGGCAACGTCATCGACGCGCTGCTGTTCGCCACGAGCGTGGCCGTGGGCATCACGCCGCAGATGCTTCCCGTCATCGTGACCACGAGCCTGTCACAGGGCGCCAAGGACCTCGCTCGTCGCCAGGTTATCGTCAAGGAGCTGCCAGCGATCCAAAACCTGGGCGCCATGGACGTGCTGTGCTGCGACAAGACCGGCACTCTCACCGAAGACCGCATCGTGCTCGAGCGCTACCTCAACACCGATGGCAACGAGGACGCGCGCGTTCTGCGCCATGCGTTTTTGAACAGCTTCTTCCAGACCGGCCTCAAAAACCTTATCGACCTGGCCGTAATCGACCGTGCCGATGTGACACCCTCGACCGTCGCACCCGATTCCATGCTGGGCCAGAGCCTGCGCGACCGCTATACCAAGGTCGACGAGGTACCCTTCGATTTCTCGCGCCGTCGCCTGAGCGTAGTTGTCGCCGACGCCCAGGGCAAAACCCAGATGGTTACCAAGGGAGCTGCCGAGGAAATGCTCGAGATCTGCTCCTTTGTCGAGGTCGATGGCATCGCCCAGCCGCTCACCAAAGACAAGCTCGCCCAGATTCGCAAGCAGGTCGCTGGACTCAACGCCGAGGGCCTGCGCGTGATTGCCGTGGCGCAGAAAACCAATCCGCGCTGCGTGGGCGAGTTTGGCATCGCCGACGAATGCGACATGGTGCTGATGGGCTTTTTGGCCTTCCTCGATCCACCCAAAGCAAGTGCCGCGGGCGCCGTCGCCACCCTCGAGGCCAAGGGCGTAGCGGTCAAGGTCCTGACCGGCGACAACGACCGCGTCGCCGCCACCGTCTGCGCGCAGATCGGCATCGATGCGAGCAACGTCTTGCTCGGCTCCGAGATCGATGCGCTCGACGACGCCGAGCTTGCCGAGCGCGCCGAGAAAACTCACCTCTTCGCCAAGCTCTCGCCGTTGCAGAAGGCGCGCCTGGTGCGCGTCATGCGCGAGCTACTCGGCCACACCGTGGGCTTTATGGGCGACGGCATCAACGACGCCGCCGCGATGCGTGCGAGCGACTGCGGCATCTCGGTCGACTCCGCCGTCGATATCGCCAAGGAATCCGCCGATATCATCTTGCTCCAAAAGGACCTGGGCGTGCTCGAGCGCGGCATCATCGAAGGCCGCCGCACCTACGGCAACCTGCTCAAGTACCTCAAGACCACGGTGAGCTCCAACTTTGGCAACGTGCTGTCCGTAACCGCCGCGAGCCTGTTCTTGCCATTTTTGCCCATGAGTGCCCTGCAGTTGGTGCTGTTGTCGCTCGTCTACGAGATCGTATGCATCGCGCTGCCGTGGGACACCGTCGATGACGCCTGGACTGCCCGTCCGCGCGCCTGGGATGCCGCGTCCATTAAGGGCTTTATGCTCGAGTTGGGTCCCGTGAGCTCGCTGTTTGATATCGTGACCTTCGCCGCGCTCTTCTTTGTGGTGTGCCCCGCCGCCGTGGGCGCAAGCTGGGCAGAGCTTGCCGCTGTAGGCGACGTCGCAGGCATGGCGGCCTTTACGGCGCTCTTCCAGAGCGGTTGGTTTGTCGAGTCCATGTGGTCGCAGACGCTCGTGGTCCACATGCTGCGCTCCCCGCGCCTGCCACGCCCGCGCGACCACGCCGCGCCCGCGCTGTGCCTCCTCACCGTGCTGGGCCTGGTGCTCGTCACCTGGCTGCCGGCAAGCCCCATCGCCGATGCGCTGGGTCTCATGCCGCTGCCGCCAATCTTCTTCGCGCTGCTCATCGGCATTGTCGCCGCCTACATCGCGCTCACCCAACTGGCCAAGCGCCGCTACATCGCCCGCCACGGCGAGCTGCTTTAG
- a CDS encoding helix-turn-helix domain-containing protein, with the protein MNQTRQTNASHTFLAAHAIKQLREERGLTQRALAESLGVTDKAVSKWESGRGLPDISLVEPLAQRLGISVAELLAGDIRANANRAGNMLKGVFYVCPICGNVVHALGEGSFSCCGSTMFPQEAEEPDADHAFSIERIEDDWYVTLDHPMTKDHYISFVAYATMDGICFKKLYPEQSVQPRFHITGRGRIYLYCNQHGLFTSLTPRK; encoded by the coding sequence ATGAACCAGACACGGCAAACCAATGCCTCCCATACTTTTTTGGCAGCGCATGCCATCAAGCAGCTGCGCGAAGAGCGCGGCCTCACCCAGCGCGCCCTGGCGGAAAGCCTTGGCGTGACCGATAAAGCCGTCAGCAAGTGGGAATCCGGCCGCGGCCTTCCCGACATTTCCCTCGTTGAGCCTTTGGCCCAGAGACTCGGCATAAGCGTGGCCGAGCTTTTGGCTGGTGACATTCGGGCCAACGCCAACCGTGCAGGCAATATGCTCAAAGGCGTCTTTTACGTTTGCCCTATCTGCGGAAACGTTGTGCACGCGCTCGGAGAAGGCAGCTTTAGCTGCTGTGGCTCCACGATGTTTCCCCAGGAGGCCGAAGAGCCGGACGCGGACCACGCCTTTTCCATCGAGCGCATCGAGGACGATTGGTACGTCACGCTCGATCATCCCATGACCAAGGATCACTACATTAGCTTTGTGGCATATGCGACTATGGACGGCATCTGCTTTAAGAAGCTCTATCCAGAGCAATCGGTGCAGCCGCGCTTCCATATTACCGGGCGCGGCAGGATATATCTTTACTGCAACCAACACGGACTCTTTACGTCGCTGACGCCTCGCAAATAA
- the pyrE gene encoding orotate phosphoribosyltransferase encodes MEAYKQEFIKFMVESDVLKFGSFTLKSGRQSPFFMNAGAYVTGYQLKKLGEYYAQAIHDNFGDDFDVLFGPAYKGIPLAVVTAIAYHELYGKEVKYCCDRKEAKDHGADKGNLLGYEPQDGDRVVMVEDVTTSGKSIDETYPKVKAAADVEIKGLIVSLNRMEVGKGGVTTAQKEIEAKYGFPVASIVSMAEVVETLYNHEIDGKVVIDDELKAAIDAYYEQYGAR; translated from the coding sequence ATGGAGGCTTACAAGCAAGAGTTCATCAAGTTTATGGTCGAGTCCGACGTTCTTAAGTTCGGCAGCTTTACGCTCAAGAGCGGCCGTCAGTCCCCGTTCTTTATGAACGCCGGCGCTTACGTGACGGGCTACCAGCTCAAGAAGCTGGGCGAGTATTACGCCCAGGCCATCCACGATAACTTTGGCGACGACTTTGACGTGCTGTTTGGGCCGGCCTACAAGGGCATTCCCCTGGCCGTCGTGACCGCCATTGCCTACCACGAGCTGTACGGCAAGGAGGTCAAGTACTGCTGCGACCGCAAGGAGGCCAAGGACCACGGCGCCGACAAGGGCAACCTGCTGGGCTACGAGCCCCAGGATGGCGACCGCGTGGTCATGGTCGAGGACGTCACCACCAGCGGCAAGTCCATCGACGAGACCTATCCCAAGGTCAAGGCTGCTGCCGATGTCGAGATCAAGGGCCTCATCGTGTCCCTCAACCGCATGGAGGTCGGCAAGGGCGGCGTGACCACTGCGCAGAAGGAGATCGAGGCCAAGTACGGTTTTCCCGTCGCGAGCATCGTCTCCATGGCCGAGGTCGTCGAGACTCTCTACAACCACGAGATCGACGGCAAGGTCGTCATCGATGACGAGCTCAAGGCCGCCATCGATGCCTACTACGAGCAGTACGGAGCTCGTTAG
- a CDS encoding glycosyl hydrolase, producing MTAYDNHVLPFLWLKGEARETITEYLEQIAGADIREVCLESRTHPEFCRDGWWADLRFIIGECKRLGLKIWLLDDAHFPTGYANGALAGENVDPALRKTVLKHRTVTVVGPQPSTVIKLGNLMDPTERFVGAATFDAAGAPLDLELSVEQADGTPARLRFDAPDGIATVELYVTSQKTSFRDEYINMVDADSCRVLIDAVYELTFEHLGDEFGRTILGFFTDEPGFMNEKGTTLDDASTSSFIGRGDLALPWSDELARRLHEALGASWLTKLHGLWTREADGARVRHTYMDIATQLYRACFDEQIGDWCREHGVMHIGHVIEDKSCHTRLGQGAGHYFRAVAGQDMAGIDVVINQLAPGIDHGRYSYFRGAWNMEFFTYALAKLGSSAARLDPKKQGRCMAEVFGAFGWHEGLREMKWIADHMLVRGINWFTPHAFSMAPFPDWDCPPHFYAHGNNPQWPHFGQLMSYMNRTATLLSGGSAARPVAILYHADAEWAGDAMPIERAAAELTRAQIDFDFVPAEAFEDEDRYEISIVDGILAVNGCRYQAFVMPGASFIGSATAQAVRCMMAAGVMVLAVDEVPGAFYDADGVVELGELAATPLADMAGVLASVGLQTVATDTPQPWLRALRYEHAGETYVMLVNEHPHERIDCTVKLAQGERLCGTRLDLLNGTDPVAFDGTLELAPFESCLVALETEGELESRDGADMGSSDALALDINGPWTVALSPAGGGTFGAPQELEHLCDLTAERFPDACGTFRYRTLFELANDLADATIDLGDVYEVATLTLDGHPLGTRICPPYRFAINQLAAGTHELTVDVINTLDHAIPDIFALTEPIAPSGILGPVTLCGQNLPK from the coding sequence ATGACGGCATACGACAACCATGTGCTTCCGTTCTTGTGGCTCAAGGGCGAGGCGCGCGAGACGATTACCGAATACTTGGAGCAGATTGCCGGTGCGGACATCCGCGAGGTCTGCCTCGAATCACGCACGCACCCCGAGTTTTGTCGCGACGGCTGGTGGGCTGACCTGCGTTTTATCATCGGCGAGTGCAAGCGCTTGGGGTTGAAGATCTGGCTGCTCGACGACGCCCATTTCCCCACGGGCTACGCCAACGGCGCGCTTGCGGGCGAGAACGTCGACCCCGCGCTTAGGAAGACCGTGCTCAAACATCGCACGGTTACGGTCGTTGGTCCCCAGCCGTCCACGGTCATTAAGCTCGGCAATCTTATGGATCCCACGGAGCGCTTTGTGGGCGCGGCGACTTTCGACGCCGCCGGCGCACCGCTCGACCTTGAGCTCTCCGTTGAGCAGGCCGACGGCACCCCCGCCCGCCTGCGTTTTGACGCGCCCGACGGCATCGCCACCGTCGAGCTCTACGTCACCAGCCAAAAAACCAGCTTTCGCGATGAGTACATCAACATGGTCGACGCCGATTCGTGCCGTGTGCTGATCGACGCCGTCTACGAGCTCACGTTTGAGCATCTGGGCGACGAATTCGGCCGCACCATCCTGGGCTTCTTTACCGATGAGCCCGGCTTTATGAACGAAAAGGGAACCACCCTCGATGACGCCTCTACCAGCAGCTTTATCGGAAGAGGCGACCTGGCGCTGCCGTGGTCGGACGAGCTTGCCCGCCGTTTGCACGAGGCGTTGGGCGCGAGCTGGCTCACCAAGCTACACGGCCTTTGGACACGCGAGGCAGATGGCGCCCGAGTCCGTCACACCTACATGGACATTGCCACGCAACTCTACCGTGCATGCTTTGACGAGCAGATTGGCGACTGGTGTCGCGAGCACGGCGTCATGCATATCGGACATGTGATTGAGGACAAGAGTTGCCACACGCGCCTGGGCCAGGGCGCCGGACACTACTTCCGCGCGGTCGCCGGGCAGGATATGGCGGGCATCGACGTTGTCATCAACCAGCTCGCCCCCGGCATCGACCACGGGCGCTACAGCTACTTCCGCGGCGCGTGGAACATGGAGTTCTTTACCTACGCGCTTGCCAAGCTGGGCTCTTCGGCCGCGCGCCTCGACCCAAAAAAGCAGGGGCGCTGCATGGCCGAGGTCTTCGGCGCCTTCGGTTGGCACGAGGGCCTGCGCGAGATGAAATGGATCGCCGACCACATGCTCGTCCGCGGTATTAACTGGTTTACGCCGCACGCGTTTAGCATGGCGCCCTTCCCCGATTGGGACTGCCCGCCGCACTTTTACGCGCACGGCAACAATCCGCAATGGCCGCACTTTGGCCAGCTCATGAGCTATATGAACCGCACTGCCACGCTGCTTTCGGGAGGCAGCGCCGCGCGTCCCGTCGCCATCCTGTACCACGCCGATGCCGAGTGGGCGGGCGATGCCATGCCCATCGAGCGCGCGGCAGCCGAGCTCACGCGTGCGCAGATCGACTTTGATTTTGTGCCCGCCGAGGCTTTTGAAGATGAGGACCGTTACGAGATTTCGATTGTCGACGGGATATTGGCCGTTAACGGCTGCCGCTACCAGGCATTTGTTATGCCAGGAGCTTCATTTATTGGCTCGGCGACGGCGCAGGCCGTAAGGTGCATGATGGCGGCGGGCGTCATGGTTCTCGCCGTCGATGAAGTGCCTGGTGCGTTTTACGACGCGGATGGCGTGGTTGAACTGGGTGAACTTGCAGCGACTCCGCTTGCCGATATGGCGGGCGTGCTGGCGAGCGTTGGGCTGCAGACGGTTGCCACCGACACGCCCCAGCCCTGGCTGCGCGCGCTTCGCTACGAGCACGCTGGCGAGACCTACGTCATGCTGGTCAACGAGCACCCGCACGAGCGCATCGACTGCACAGTTAAACTCGCGCAGGGCGAGCGACTTTGCGGCACGCGCCTCGACCTGTTGAATGGCACCGATCCCGTTGCGTTTGACGGAACGCTTGAGCTCGCACCCTTCGAGAGCTGCCTCGTTGCTTTGGAGACGGAAGGCGAGCTTGAGTCCAGGGACGGCGCGGACATGGGCTCGAGCGATGCGCTCGCCCTCGACATCAACGGCCCTTGGACCGTCGCCCTCTCCCCTGCCGGCGGCGGAACCTTTGGCGCCCCGCAGGAACTCGAGCACTTGTGCGATCTCACCGCCGAGCGATTCCCCGATGCATGCGGGACGTTCCGCTACCGCACGTTATTCGAGCTCGCGAACGACCTTGCCGATGCCACAATCGACCTGGGAGATGTCTACGAAGTCGCGACACTTACGCTCGATGGACACCCACTCGGCACACGCATCTGTCCGCCCTATCGCTTTGCCATCAACCAGCTTGCTGCCGGCACGCACGAACTCACCGTCGACGTCATCAACACGCTCGATCATGCGATTCCCGACATCTTCGCCCTCACCGAACCCATTGCCCCGAGCGGCATCCTCGGTCCCGTTACCCTTTGCGGGCAAAACCTGCCAAAATAA
- a CDS encoding MurR/RpiR family transcriptional regulator produces MDIKRKISEAQGLTPTEQQLGISALAMGEDVRGLSIKEFAARTNVSVASVHRFCKKLGLEGFKDLKVELIRQATEAGNRRDVDINFPFDATSTPAQVMERMEGLYQTTLAETQELLDPAQLDHAAKLIMRAGTVDIYTGSHNLYPAGMFRDRLLSAGKSATCHDSVEAQVRTALASGPDHVAIVISYSGLAPNLREILPILSSRHAPVIVIGTPYCARIHPGFAAYLMVSDHESMTHRITQFASHIAVQYVLDSLYSSYFAKDYARCSEFLERSFPYTRLPGLK; encoded by the coding sequence ATGGATATCAAACGCAAGATTTCCGAGGCACAGGGCCTTACCCCTACCGAGCAACAACTCGGCATCTCGGCCCTTGCCATGGGCGAAGACGTCCGCGGGCTCTCTATTAAGGAATTTGCCGCGCGCACCAACGTTTCCGTTGCGAGCGTGCACCGTTTTTGCAAAAAGCTCGGCCTCGAGGGCTTCAAAGATCTCAAGGTCGAGCTCATCCGCCAGGCGACCGAGGCGGGCAACCGGCGCGACGTGGACATCAACTTTCCCTTCGATGCCACCTCCACCCCTGCGCAGGTGATGGAACGCATGGAGGGGCTCTACCAGACCACCTTGGCCGAAACGCAGGAGCTGCTCGACCCTGCACAGCTCGACCACGCCGCCAAGCTCATCATGCGCGCCGGCACCGTGGACATCTACACGGGCTCGCATAACCTGTATCCAGCGGGAATGTTCCGCGATCGCCTGCTTTCCGCCGGCAAAAGCGCGACGTGCCACGACAGCGTCGAGGCGCAGGTGCGCACGGCGCTCGCCTCGGGTCCCGACCATGTGGCAATCGTCATCTCCTACAGCGGCCTTGCCCCCAACCTCAGGGAGATCTTGCCGATCCTTAGCAGTCGACATGCCCCGGTCATCGTCATCGGCACGCCGTACTGTGCCCGCATTCACCCCGGCTTTGCCGCCTATCTCATGGTAAGCGACCACGAGAGCATGACGCACCGCATCACGCAGTTCGCCAGCCATATCGCCGTGCAATACGTGCTCGATTCACTCTATAGCAGCTACTTTGCCAAAGATTACGCCCGCTGCTCCGAGTTCTTAGAGCGCTCGTTCCCCTACACCCGCCTGCCCGGGCTTAAGTAG
- a CDS encoding Fic family protein, which translates to MQIEENGQGTLRNNLSGKLAYYSFLPTPLQSLRQLNLTEETYRTLSACSRKLGELEGMLYFVPNADMYLTMYVRKEALLSSQIEGTQCTFDDLLSPSQTQLHHKDLADVVNYVRAVDRGVELLKKMPLCTRLLRQVHAVLLDGVRGTEKNPGELRSSQNWIGPSGCTIATASFVPPNIEDLSNTLQDLESFINEPQIEMDPIVRAALVHYQFETAHPFLDGNGRLGRLLITLMLINDGVLHSCLFYPSFQFKKNRSEYYRQLTSVRERGTYEEWIEFFCTSLLESAKDSVGSLKNLVDLHNRSTATITENLGRTAANGQRLLGILEEHPIIDTAFIAAQLDIGRSTASSLVKSFEELGILRPLDESRQRYRQYGYEEYLSILREDAEPIR; encoded by the coding sequence ATGCAAATCGAGGAGAACGGCCAGGGAACGCTCCGCAATAATCTATCGGGGAAATTAGCTTACTATTCGTTTTTGCCAACGCCCTTGCAATCATTGAGGCAGCTAAACCTCACCGAGGAAACCTATCGCACACTTTCCGCATGCTCACGAAAGCTTGGAGAGCTTGAAGGCATGCTCTACTTTGTTCCCAACGCCGACATGTATCTGACAATGTACGTGCGCAAAGAAGCACTCCTTTCTTCGCAAATTGAGGGGACCCAGTGCACGTTTGACGACCTACTTAGTCCATCGCAAACACAACTCCATCATAAAGATCTCGCAGACGTCGTGAATTACGTCCGTGCTGTCGACCGCGGCGTAGAACTGCTCAAAAAGATGCCCTTGTGCACAAGACTTCTCAGGCAGGTTCATGCGGTCCTGCTGGACGGAGTGCGCGGAACGGAGAAGAATCCAGGCGAGCTGCGATCCTCACAAAACTGGATTGGCCCCTCAGGCTGCACCATTGCAACCGCATCGTTTGTCCCTCCAAACATTGAAGATTTGAGTAACACGCTCCAGGACCTCGAAAGCTTTATCAATGAGCCTCAAATCGAAATGGATCCGATTGTGCGGGCGGCGCTCGTCCATTACCAATTTGAAACTGCCCATCCATTCCTAGACGGAAACGGTCGCCTGGGCAGGCTTCTCATTACACTTATGCTCATCAATGATGGCGTTCTTCATTCTTGCTTGTTCTATCCATCGTTCCAGTTCAAGAAAAATCGAAGCGAGTACTACCGGCAACTCACATCCGTAAGGGAGCGAGGCACTTACGAGGAATGGATAGAGTTTTTCTGCACCAGTCTTCTCGAGAGCGCGAAGGACTCGGTAGGGTCTTTAAAAAACCTTGTTGACCTCCATAACCGTTCCACAGCAACCATTACAGAAAATCTCGGAAGGACTGCTGCAAACGGGCAAAGGCTGTTGGGCATTCTTGAAGAGCATCCCATCATCGACACCGCATTTATCGCTGCCCAACTCGATATCGGCAGGAGTACCGCGAGCTCGCTCGTCAAATCATTTGAAGAATTGGGTATCCTCCGTCCGCTCGACGAGTCAAGACAGAGATACCGGCAGTACGGGTATGAGGAGTATCTTTCGATTCTCAGGGAAGACGCCGAGCCGATTAGATAG